A window from Diachasmimorpha longicaudata isolate KC_UGA_2023 chromosome 5, iyDiaLong2, whole genome shotgun sequence encodes these proteins:
- the LOC135162753 gene encoding transforming acidic coiled-coil-containing protein 3 isoform X1, translating into MSSPTRLSKSPVGIREGTRVILREITASLHNSAPTMSPGKKTIINDSSKLPEHEVNVKFTREFADAVTYTPETPTISSASSCQSLASTVSSILTSPACADISYSNPEVSSIDDLVSACAGIRLEDTLTEDQSIADASFSSASDEPILNGTVDLPNDAAHTDLNGTSSQDLSGRFSPLNPTEQPTTHEAPPEANPNVTITVPNDHVNPEESTTSYQLTPEVLSPEPKDQNTPDLNQTVAVSSIADSTYQEIKVNDATFNSDGPSLPTLPSIALKSSGEFQESFPEQDPTRSVSPQPQSDELNREVEPNVSEPKQETSTSLKIPDTSGNGISVAEPTFVESQKALESSNESPSLVPTEQSTEVLLASTQETIEASGPSQEAKDSSRVSEAPLEDTSDPEELEKTITFQDTDILDVPESEQYEAFKPKRQSTETHPRATSPIPTPSDYVNFQPKRQSTGLNCLSPSNEFQSSETEDKQHPTAHTDNDQNSTSHKPEEPSGDFEQLRLEAETIAHEIINASLRLSEANDNPASANSNELFKDPSTFDFFESQTSATSSVNRLRESLFIKFDPLVSNVSMLPQGNTASPPHDERNGDKNSEALANITTPKRNPAIAAIDRLLFYSPMPAAAIQKHQEVVEKIEVVEKTPEPVPVVDSAMAKELELVRSTVLQLEEQLEKEKVEKERERKEAEKQRESFNETVNQLQKQLTQEIKNKNQINVVVDEYEKSISRLVAERERDKKSLDGEKGALMAELQETKDHLMASEAAFNDVHAKYERLKIVVNTLKNNESALKESVAENVEIIKALENRYEQIKSHAAARLEKANQDLDAIRKQHESEMVKLRAMLRKEELKSNSLTEIVEQKTKEIKELTQILDEVIARVGGKSDE; encoded by the exons ATGTCGAGTCCAACGAGACTGAGCAAAAGTCCTGTGGGAATTAGAGAAGGAACCAGAGTGATTTTGAGGGAAATCACAGCATCTCTGCACAATTCGGCACCTACTATGTCTCCAGGAAAAAAG ACTATCATCAATGACTCCTCGAAGCTGCCGGAGCACGAGGTCAATGTAAAGTTTACTCGTGAATTTGCCGACGCAGTAACATACACTCCCGAGACACCCACCATCTCGTCAGCGAGTAGTTGCCAGAGTCTCGCGTCCACAGTCTCCTCCATCCTCACGAGTCCGGCCTGTGCAGACATTTCCTACTCGAATCCCGAGGTATCCAGCATCGACGATCTCGTCTCAGCCTGTGCAGGTATTCGCCTCGAGGACACACTCACCGAGGACCAATCTATCGCAGACGCATCATTTTCCTCAGCCTCAGACGAGCCAATCCTCAACGGAACCGTCGATCTACCCAACGATGCGGCCCATACCGACCTCAACGGAACAAGTTCTCAAGATCTCTCCGGACGTTTCTCACCACTGAATCCCACCGAACAACCGACCACCCACGAAGCCCCACCAGAAGCCAACCCAAACGTGACAATAACAGTTCCAAATGACCACGTGAACCCTGAAGAATCCACAACATCGTATCAATTGACGCCCGAGGTACTTTCACCAGAACCTAAAGATCAAAATACTCCCGACCTAAATCAAACAGTCGCCGTATCATCGATTGCTGATTCGACCTATCAGGAGATCAAGGTCAATGACGCCACTTTTAATTCTGACGGGCCGTCTCTTCCGACTCTTCCAAGTATTGCCCTGAAGTCTAGCGGGGAATTCCAAGAATCCTTTCCCGAGCAGGATCCAACAAGAAGTGTCTCGCCTCAACCGCAATCAGATGAACTTAATCGAGAGGTCGAACCAAATGTGTCAGAACCCAAACAGGAAACCTCAACGTCTCTGAAGATACCTGATACCTCTGGCAACGGCATCTCCGTCGCTGAGCCGACCTTCGTTGAGAGTCAAAAAGCATTAGAGAGCTCTAACGAGTCTCCATCCCTTGTTCCAACAGAGCAGTCGACAGAAGTCCTCCTAGCCTCGACCCAGGAGACAATCGAAGCTTCAGGTCCATCCCAAGAGGCCAAAGACTCCTCCAGAGTCTCAGAGGCACCTCTCGAGGACACATCGGACCCCGAGGAGcttgaaaaaacaataacgTTTCAAGACACCGATATCCTAGACGTCCCAGAGTCCGAACAGTACGAGGCCTTCAAACCCAAGCGGCAGAGCACTGAGACTCACCCCCGAGCCACATCCCCAATTCCCACCCCCTCAGACTACGTGAACTTCCAACCAAAGCGTCAGAGCACAGGTCTCAACTGCCTATCACCCTCGAACGAATTCCAGTCCTCAGAAACCGAAGATAAACAGCATCCAACAGCACACACTGACAACGACCAGAACTCAACGAGCCATAAACCTGAGGAGCCATCAGGGGACTTCGAGCAGCTTCGCCTGGAGGCTGAGACAATCGCCCACGAGATAATTAATGCCTCCCTCAGGCTCTCAGAGGCTAACGACAATCCTGCGTCAGCAAATTCCAACGAATTATTCAAGGATCCATCGACCTTCGATTTCTTCGAATCCCAGACATCAGCAACATCATCGGTTAACAGACTGAGAGAATCATTGTTCATAAAGTTTGATCCCCTGGTTTCGAATGTGAGTATGTTGCCACAGGGGAATACAGCTAGTCCACCCCACGACGAGAGAAACGGGGACAAAAATTCAGAAGCTCTTGCCAATATCACAACCCCGAAGAGGAATCCTGCTATTGCTGCTATCGATAGACTTTTGTTCTACAGTCCAATGCCGGCTGCAGCTATTCAGAAGCACCAGGAGGTGGTAGAGAAGATCGAGGTTGTGGAGAAGACACCTGAACCAGTGCCAGTCGTTGACTCAGCGATGGCGAAGGAGTTGGAGTTGGTGAGGTCCACCGTTCTTCAGCTCGAGGAGCAGTTGGAGAAGGAGAAGGTTgaaaaagagagggagaggaaaGAAGCGGAGAAACAGAGGGAGTCGTTCAATGAGACTGTTAATCAACTGCAGAAGCAGTTGACGCAGGAAATTAAGAATAAGAATCAGATTAATGTCGTTGTCGATGAGTATGAAAAGTCGATAAGTCGGCTGGTGGCTGAGAGGGAACGGGATAAGAAGAGTTTGGATGGTGAGAAGGGGGCACTGATGGCGGAATTGCAGGAGACCAAGGATCACCTCATGGCTAGTGAGGCGGCTTTCAATGATGTTCATGCCAAGTATGAGAGGCTGAAGATCGTTGTGAATACGCTGAAGAATAATGAGAGCGCACTGAAGGAGAGCGTTGCGGAAAATGTTGAGATTATTAAGGCGTTGGAGAACAGATATGAACAGATCAAGAGTCATGCTGCCGCACGACTTGAAAA GGCAAATCAAGATCTGGACGCAATTCGCAAACAGCACGAATCAGAAATGGTAAAACTACGAGCAATGCTGAGGAAGGAGGAGCTAAAGAGCAACTCTCTGACTGAAATAGTAGAACAGAAGACGAAAGAGATCAAAGAGCTCACACAAATCTTGGATGAGGTTATTGCCAGAGTTGGTGGTAAATCCGACGAATGA
- the LOC135162753 gene encoding transforming acidic coiled-coil-containing protein 3 isoform X3: protein MYHKIIFQQFFVESSVPGAMTIINDSSKLPEHEVNVKFTREFADAVTYTPETPTISSASSCQSLASTVSSILTSPACADISYSNPEVSSIDDLVSACAGIRLEDTLTEDQSIADASFSSASDEPILNGTVDLPNDAAHTDLNGTSSQDLSGRFSPLNPTEQPTTHEAPPEANPNVTITVPNDHVNPEESTTSYQLTPEVLSPEPKDQNTPDLNQTVAVSSIADSTYQEIKVNDATFNSDGPSLPTLPSIALKSSGEFQESFPEQDPTRSVSPQPQSDELNREVEPNVSEPKQETSTSLKIPDTSGNGISVAEPTFVESQKALESSNESPSLVPTEQSTEVLLASTQETIEASGPSQEAKDSSRVSEAPLEDTSDPEELEKTITFQDTDILDVPESEQYEAFKPKRQSTETHPRATSPIPTPSDYVNFQPKRQSTGLNCLSPSNEFQSSETEDKQHPTAHTDNDQNSTSHKPEEPSGDFEQLRLEAETIAHEIINASLRLSEANDNPASANSNELFKDPSTFDFFESQTSATSSVNRLRESLFIKFDPLVSNVSMLPQGNTASPPHDERNGDKNSEALANITTPKRNPAIAAIDRLLFYSPMPAAAIQKHQEVVEKIEVVEKTPEPVPVVDSAMAKELELVRSTVLQLEEQLEKEKVEKERERKEAEKQRESFNETVNQLQKQLTQEIKNKNQINVVVDEYEKSISRLVAERERDKKSLDGEKGALMAELQETKDHLMASEAAFNDVHAKYERLKIVVNTLKNNESALKESVAENVEIIKALENRYEQIKSHAAARLEKANQDLDAIRKQHESEMVKLRAMLRKEELKSNSLTEIVEQKTKEIKELTQILDEVIARVGGKSDE, encoded by the exons ATGTACCACAAAATTATCTTTCAACAGTTTTTCGTGGAATCGTCAGTTCCCGGGGCAATG ACTATCATCAATGACTCCTCGAAGCTGCCGGAGCACGAGGTCAATGTAAAGTTTACTCGTGAATTTGCCGACGCAGTAACATACACTCCCGAGACACCCACCATCTCGTCAGCGAGTAGTTGCCAGAGTCTCGCGTCCACAGTCTCCTCCATCCTCACGAGTCCGGCCTGTGCAGACATTTCCTACTCGAATCCCGAGGTATCCAGCATCGACGATCTCGTCTCAGCCTGTGCAGGTATTCGCCTCGAGGACACACTCACCGAGGACCAATCTATCGCAGACGCATCATTTTCCTCAGCCTCAGACGAGCCAATCCTCAACGGAACCGTCGATCTACCCAACGATGCGGCCCATACCGACCTCAACGGAACAAGTTCTCAAGATCTCTCCGGACGTTTCTCACCACTGAATCCCACCGAACAACCGACCACCCACGAAGCCCCACCAGAAGCCAACCCAAACGTGACAATAACAGTTCCAAATGACCACGTGAACCCTGAAGAATCCACAACATCGTATCAATTGACGCCCGAGGTACTTTCACCAGAACCTAAAGATCAAAATACTCCCGACCTAAATCAAACAGTCGCCGTATCATCGATTGCTGATTCGACCTATCAGGAGATCAAGGTCAATGACGCCACTTTTAATTCTGACGGGCCGTCTCTTCCGACTCTTCCAAGTATTGCCCTGAAGTCTAGCGGGGAATTCCAAGAATCCTTTCCCGAGCAGGATCCAACAAGAAGTGTCTCGCCTCAACCGCAATCAGATGAACTTAATCGAGAGGTCGAACCAAATGTGTCAGAACCCAAACAGGAAACCTCAACGTCTCTGAAGATACCTGATACCTCTGGCAACGGCATCTCCGTCGCTGAGCCGACCTTCGTTGAGAGTCAAAAAGCATTAGAGAGCTCTAACGAGTCTCCATCCCTTGTTCCAACAGAGCAGTCGACAGAAGTCCTCCTAGCCTCGACCCAGGAGACAATCGAAGCTTCAGGTCCATCCCAAGAGGCCAAAGACTCCTCCAGAGTCTCAGAGGCACCTCTCGAGGACACATCGGACCCCGAGGAGcttgaaaaaacaataacgTTTCAAGACACCGATATCCTAGACGTCCCAGAGTCCGAACAGTACGAGGCCTTCAAACCCAAGCGGCAGAGCACTGAGACTCACCCCCGAGCCACATCCCCAATTCCCACCCCCTCAGACTACGTGAACTTCCAACCAAAGCGTCAGAGCACAGGTCTCAACTGCCTATCACCCTCGAACGAATTCCAGTCCTCAGAAACCGAAGATAAACAGCATCCAACAGCACACACTGACAACGACCAGAACTCAACGAGCCATAAACCTGAGGAGCCATCAGGGGACTTCGAGCAGCTTCGCCTGGAGGCTGAGACAATCGCCCACGAGATAATTAATGCCTCCCTCAGGCTCTCAGAGGCTAACGACAATCCTGCGTCAGCAAATTCCAACGAATTATTCAAGGATCCATCGACCTTCGATTTCTTCGAATCCCAGACATCAGCAACATCATCGGTTAACAGACTGAGAGAATCATTGTTCATAAAGTTTGATCCCCTGGTTTCGAATGTGAGTATGTTGCCACAGGGGAATACAGCTAGTCCACCCCACGACGAGAGAAACGGGGACAAAAATTCAGAAGCTCTTGCCAATATCACAACCCCGAAGAGGAATCCTGCTATTGCTGCTATCGATAGACTTTTGTTCTACAGTCCAATGCCGGCTGCAGCTATTCAGAAGCACCAGGAGGTGGTAGAGAAGATCGAGGTTGTGGAGAAGACACCTGAACCAGTGCCAGTCGTTGACTCAGCGATGGCGAAGGAGTTGGAGTTGGTGAGGTCCACCGTTCTTCAGCTCGAGGAGCAGTTGGAGAAGGAGAAGGTTgaaaaagagagggagaggaaaGAAGCGGAGAAACAGAGGGAGTCGTTCAATGAGACTGTTAATCAACTGCAGAAGCAGTTGACGCAGGAAATTAAGAATAAGAATCAGATTAATGTCGTTGTCGATGAGTATGAAAAGTCGATAAGTCGGCTGGTGGCTGAGAGGGAACGGGATAAGAAGAGTTTGGATGGTGAGAAGGGGGCACTGATGGCGGAATTGCAGGAGACCAAGGATCACCTCATGGCTAGTGAGGCGGCTTTCAATGATGTTCATGCCAAGTATGAGAGGCTGAAGATCGTTGTGAATACGCTGAAGAATAATGAGAGCGCACTGAAGGAGAGCGTTGCGGAAAATGTTGAGATTATTAAGGCGTTGGAGAACAGATATGAACAGATCAAGAGTCATGCTGCCGCACGACTTGAAAA GGCAAATCAAGATCTGGACGCAATTCGCAAACAGCACGAATCAGAAATGGTAAAACTACGAGCAATGCTGAGGAAGGAGGAGCTAAAGAGCAACTCTCTGACTGAAATAGTAGAACAGAAGACGAAAGAGATCAAAGAGCTCACACAAATCTTGGATGAGGTTATTGCCAGAGTTGGTGGTAAATCCGACGAATGA
- the LOC135162753 gene encoding transforming acidic coiled-coil-containing protein 3 isoform X2, with translation MEYINRLLHRHSANNSTSNSPEPPTIINDSSKLPEHEVNVKFTREFADAVTYTPETPTISSASSCQSLASTVSSILTSPACADISYSNPEVSSIDDLVSACAGIRLEDTLTEDQSIADASFSSASDEPILNGTVDLPNDAAHTDLNGTSSQDLSGRFSPLNPTEQPTTHEAPPEANPNVTITVPNDHVNPEESTTSYQLTPEVLSPEPKDQNTPDLNQTVAVSSIADSTYQEIKVNDATFNSDGPSLPTLPSIALKSSGEFQESFPEQDPTRSVSPQPQSDELNREVEPNVSEPKQETSTSLKIPDTSGNGISVAEPTFVESQKALESSNESPSLVPTEQSTEVLLASTQETIEASGPSQEAKDSSRVSEAPLEDTSDPEELEKTITFQDTDILDVPESEQYEAFKPKRQSTETHPRATSPIPTPSDYVNFQPKRQSTGLNCLSPSNEFQSSETEDKQHPTAHTDNDQNSTSHKPEEPSGDFEQLRLEAETIAHEIINASLRLSEANDNPASANSNELFKDPSTFDFFESQTSATSSVNRLRESLFIKFDPLVSNVSMLPQGNTASPPHDERNGDKNSEALANITTPKRNPAIAAIDRLLFYSPMPAAAIQKHQEVVEKIEVVEKTPEPVPVVDSAMAKELELVRSTVLQLEEQLEKEKVEKERERKEAEKQRESFNETVNQLQKQLTQEIKNKNQINVVVDEYEKSISRLVAERERDKKSLDGEKGALMAELQETKDHLMASEAAFNDVHAKYERLKIVVNTLKNNESALKESVAENVEIIKALENRYEQIKSHAAARLEKANQDLDAIRKQHESEMVKLRAMLRKEELKSNSLTEIVEQKTKEIKELTQILDEVIARVGGKSDE, from the exons atgGAGTATATCAATCGATTGTTGCACCGGCATTCGGCGAATAATTCAACCTCGAATTCACCAGAGCCACCG ACTATCATCAATGACTCCTCGAAGCTGCCGGAGCACGAGGTCAATGTAAAGTTTACTCGTGAATTTGCCGACGCAGTAACATACACTCCCGAGACACCCACCATCTCGTCAGCGAGTAGTTGCCAGAGTCTCGCGTCCACAGTCTCCTCCATCCTCACGAGTCCGGCCTGTGCAGACATTTCCTACTCGAATCCCGAGGTATCCAGCATCGACGATCTCGTCTCAGCCTGTGCAGGTATTCGCCTCGAGGACACACTCACCGAGGACCAATCTATCGCAGACGCATCATTTTCCTCAGCCTCAGACGAGCCAATCCTCAACGGAACCGTCGATCTACCCAACGATGCGGCCCATACCGACCTCAACGGAACAAGTTCTCAAGATCTCTCCGGACGTTTCTCACCACTGAATCCCACCGAACAACCGACCACCCACGAAGCCCCACCAGAAGCCAACCCAAACGTGACAATAACAGTTCCAAATGACCACGTGAACCCTGAAGAATCCACAACATCGTATCAATTGACGCCCGAGGTACTTTCACCAGAACCTAAAGATCAAAATACTCCCGACCTAAATCAAACAGTCGCCGTATCATCGATTGCTGATTCGACCTATCAGGAGATCAAGGTCAATGACGCCACTTTTAATTCTGACGGGCCGTCTCTTCCGACTCTTCCAAGTATTGCCCTGAAGTCTAGCGGGGAATTCCAAGAATCCTTTCCCGAGCAGGATCCAACAAGAAGTGTCTCGCCTCAACCGCAATCAGATGAACTTAATCGAGAGGTCGAACCAAATGTGTCAGAACCCAAACAGGAAACCTCAACGTCTCTGAAGATACCTGATACCTCTGGCAACGGCATCTCCGTCGCTGAGCCGACCTTCGTTGAGAGTCAAAAAGCATTAGAGAGCTCTAACGAGTCTCCATCCCTTGTTCCAACAGAGCAGTCGACAGAAGTCCTCCTAGCCTCGACCCAGGAGACAATCGAAGCTTCAGGTCCATCCCAAGAGGCCAAAGACTCCTCCAGAGTCTCAGAGGCACCTCTCGAGGACACATCGGACCCCGAGGAGcttgaaaaaacaataacgTTTCAAGACACCGATATCCTAGACGTCCCAGAGTCCGAACAGTACGAGGCCTTCAAACCCAAGCGGCAGAGCACTGAGACTCACCCCCGAGCCACATCCCCAATTCCCACCCCCTCAGACTACGTGAACTTCCAACCAAAGCGTCAGAGCACAGGTCTCAACTGCCTATCACCCTCGAACGAATTCCAGTCCTCAGAAACCGAAGATAAACAGCATCCAACAGCACACACTGACAACGACCAGAACTCAACGAGCCATAAACCTGAGGAGCCATCAGGGGACTTCGAGCAGCTTCGCCTGGAGGCTGAGACAATCGCCCACGAGATAATTAATGCCTCCCTCAGGCTCTCAGAGGCTAACGACAATCCTGCGTCAGCAAATTCCAACGAATTATTCAAGGATCCATCGACCTTCGATTTCTTCGAATCCCAGACATCAGCAACATCATCGGTTAACAGACTGAGAGAATCATTGTTCATAAAGTTTGATCCCCTGGTTTCGAATGTGAGTATGTTGCCACAGGGGAATACAGCTAGTCCACCCCACGACGAGAGAAACGGGGACAAAAATTCAGAAGCTCTTGCCAATATCACAACCCCGAAGAGGAATCCTGCTATTGCTGCTATCGATAGACTTTTGTTCTACAGTCCAATGCCGGCTGCAGCTATTCAGAAGCACCAGGAGGTGGTAGAGAAGATCGAGGTTGTGGAGAAGACACCTGAACCAGTGCCAGTCGTTGACTCAGCGATGGCGAAGGAGTTGGAGTTGGTGAGGTCCACCGTTCTTCAGCTCGAGGAGCAGTTGGAGAAGGAGAAGGTTgaaaaagagagggagaggaaaGAAGCGGAGAAACAGAGGGAGTCGTTCAATGAGACTGTTAATCAACTGCAGAAGCAGTTGACGCAGGAAATTAAGAATAAGAATCAGATTAATGTCGTTGTCGATGAGTATGAAAAGTCGATAAGTCGGCTGGTGGCTGAGAGGGAACGGGATAAGAAGAGTTTGGATGGTGAGAAGGGGGCACTGATGGCGGAATTGCAGGAGACCAAGGATCACCTCATGGCTAGTGAGGCGGCTTTCAATGATGTTCATGCCAAGTATGAGAGGCTGAAGATCGTTGTGAATACGCTGAAGAATAATGAGAGCGCACTGAAGGAGAGCGTTGCGGAAAATGTTGAGATTATTAAGGCGTTGGAGAACAGATATGAACAGATCAAGAGTCATGCTGCCGCACGACTTGAAAA GGCAAATCAAGATCTGGACGCAATTCGCAAACAGCACGAATCAGAAATGGTAAAACTACGAGCAATGCTGAGGAAGGAGGAGCTAAAGAGCAACTCTCTGACTGAAATAGTAGAACAGAAGACGAAAGAGATCAAAGAGCTCACACAAATCTTGGATGAGGTTATTGCCAGAGTTGGTGGTAAATCCGACGAATGA
- the Mi gene encoding uncharacterized protein Mi translates to MHTENCSSSKLDTSEISSVQSTVNNVSILEEDLALSSSTLGASKKCEDSIEEPEYIPYKSSTRVVYLNEDTMDCTYSEPAGTPRTQPTTADPTSPDLFNTDSETDSPKPKNSSFTRILSQPSITISPRKPSLSEQILKSDEYLFKRISKSLTGVPPPPSHTISQSDCTDFLTCIKQNREYFWANPFKDEKILEPVVESVKNPQKCEAKPQMNRRPGGLRNLTNAFDACDASSSSISTTRTSDTNTTTDFIDTSVQSTADLSRDVQKSLEGSETTSVISESNIPVVKDVSSRRVTFDVPDEEHLAIFKTIEVSHAKALPWPIIYQHKSQGIHYNRNRFMEDFENLSMRLCHRYVGNETQSTCTPWFTKQPPSSVKKRSLLGRRNLGQSPGKRLSHLARRRRTFSSANLQGMAEKRQLVLNVKKPGMKKGKSPRGKSPRGKSPRGSAKKRLARKLLMEGPSPRKAKLETSKRALFQSPPTDRAGPSVISNYQPSNPQRIKRALFPTPKKKDDVIVGGEDRKGEETKKRKNDEELEGPKSKWARSMSFDYSHVDNSKDSHTQISEMSDINRRKLLFAVSDALRGKGVSVGHPKFKQYAGQLARIVKKYMPDLQNRNIPKKPGSTTDRMLKLAKTYVPLVMEPIAPS, encoded by the exons ATGCACACTGAGAACTGCTCCTCGTCGAAGCTCGATACGTCCGAGATATCATCTGTTCAGTCCACCGTAAACAACGTCTCCATATTGGAGGAGGATCTCGCCCTCAGTTCGTCGACCCTCG GTGCgtcaaaaaaatgtgaagacAGCATTGAAGAGCCCGAGTACATCCCCTACAAGTCCTCGACCCGAGTGGTTTACCTAAATGAGGACACCATGGACTGTACATACTCCGAGCCTGCGGGGACCCCTCGTACCCAGCCCACTACCGCCGACCCCACTTCCCCTGACCTCTTCAACACAGACTCCGAAACAGACTCCCCAAAGCCAAAAAACTCCTCGTTCACCCGAATCCTCTCTCAACCCAGCATCACAATATCCCCCAGGAAGCCCAGCCTCAGCGAACAGATTCTAAAGTCAGATGAATATCTCTTTAAGAGAATTAGCAAGTCTCTAACTGGagttcctcctcctccctcccacACGATATCTCAGAGTGATTGCACAGATTTTCTCACCTGTATTAAGCAAAATCGTGAATATTTCTGGGCGAATCCATTCAAAGACGAGAAAATTCTGGAGCCAGTTGTTGAATCGGTTAAGAATCCTCAGAAATGTGAAGCAAAACCTCAGATGAACCGTAGACCAGGAGGTTTACGTAATTTGACGAATGCCTTTGACGCCTGTGATGCCTCGAGCAGCTCAATATCGACGACAAGAACCTCAGACACAAACACCACAACGGATTTCATTGACACGAGTGTACAAAGCACAGCGGATCTGAGCAGAGATGTTCAGAAGAGTCTTGAGGGTAGCGAGACTACTAGCGTTATCTCCGAGAGCAATATACCAGTTGTAAAGGATGTTAGTAGTAGACGAGTAACGTTTGATGTCCCTGATGAGGAGCATCTAGCTATTTTCAAGACGATAGAGGTGAGCCATGCTAAGGCTCTACCCTGGCCCATCATTTATCAGCACAAGAGTCAAGGGATTCACTACAATAG aaaTAGATTCATGGAGGACTTTGAGAACCTGTCCATGAGGCTGTGTCACAGGTACGTGGGTAACGAGACCCAATCAACGTGCACTCCGTGGTTCACAAAACAGCCCCCATCGAGTGTGAAGAAACGAAGCTTACTGGGTCGACGAAATCTAGGTCAGAGTCCTGGAAAACGTCTCAGTCATTTAGCAAGGAGACGGAGAACTTTCTCCTCTGCTAATCTCCAAGGAATGGCTGAGAAACGCCAGCTGGTTCTTAATGTCAAGAAACCAGGAATGAAGAAAGGAAAGAGTCCGAGGGGAAAGAGTCCTAGAGGGAAGAGTCCTAGGGGCTCAGCTAAGAAGAGATTGGCCAGGAAATTGCTGATGGAAGGACCCAGTCCGAGGAAGGCCAAACTGGAGACATCTAAACGTGCACTTTTTCAGAGTCCTCCCACTGATCGTGCTGGGCCCAGTGTCATCAGTAACTATCAACCCAGCAATCCTCAGAGGATAAAACGGGCACTGTTTCCCACTCCAAAGAAAAAGGACGATGTGATCGTGGGAGGAGAGGATAGAAAGGGAGAAGAgacgaagaagaggaagaacgACGAGGAACTAGAGGGACCAAAGAGCAAGTGGGCGAGGAGCATGAGTTTCGACTATTCACATGTGGATAATTCGAAGGACTCGCACACTCAGATCAGTGAAATGAGTGATATTAATCGAAGG AAACTATTGTTCGCAGTTTCTGATGCACTCCGAGGTAAAGGAGTATCGGTAGGGCAtccaaaatttaaacaatacgCTGGGCAGCTAGCtagaattgttaaaaaatacatgCCAGACTTGCAGAACAGAAATATACCGAAGAAGCCTGGCAGTACAACGGACCGGATGCTTAAGCTGGCTAAAACCTACGTGCCACTCGTCATGGAGCCAATTGCGCCCAGTtag